Part of the Permianibacter fluminis genome, GTCGAACACCTGCTCGCTCGCCAGCGGGCCACCTTCACCATGCTGACCAAAGATCAGCACGCTGACGGTGTCACTGCTGACGCTGAACGCGGTGCGAGCCAGCGCGCCGCTGAGCATGGCGCTCTGGTGCTGGGACAGCCACCACTGGGCGCCAATCAGCGCCAGCAGCAAGGCGGCGAGTAAAACAAAAAGCGTGGTGCGAACGGACATGACGCCATCTCAAACGTGGCTGCGCGCAGCAGCGGCGGCTGGAACCGACTGGCAGTGTCGCGCAGCGGACGTCGACCTGCAAACCCTGGCAGCACAGCTGCCGGCCTCTGCCGGCACGGCCATAGTGATTTGCCGGCGATGTAGCCGCGATAAAGCAGTGATGCCGCAGTGATGCAGCAGTAATCGGGATAACTCGACGACTCAGATCTTGTCAGCTTTTTGCACTTTGCCGGGCGGCGGTTTCGGCGCGTTGCATCCGGACGCGGACCAGCTCACGTGCCAACTCCTTGCGCAGCGCCAGCATCGCTTCCTGCTGCGCTTGCGACGCCATCGCGGCGCTTTGCTGGATGTCTTCAACCACCGCAGTCGGCAGTGCAACCGGTTGCGGCGCGTTGCGGTGCAGGGTCAGCACCGGTTCGGCAATGTCGACCGCTGCCAACCAGGAATTTTGTTTGTTGTGGCTGCCGGCGGATTGCCCCATCAGTGCGGCCGGCACGATGAAGGCTGCCAAAATGGCCAGTCGCAGCATGGCCCAATCGAAAGAACCTCGCATGATGACTCTCCTTGTGTTCATCGCTGGTGGATGAGATAGCGTTGTGGTCACACTAACAAGACGCGTGCCAAGGCAAAAAGGTTGGCGGAATTCGCAAGAAATCTGCATTGCCGCTGGTTTTTGGTCAGTAGTCAGACGTGTGGATATCCCGAGATCGGTACCGGGTTCCGCAAATGGGGAAGGCGAGCGGCTGACTGCACGGCCAAGTCCGGGTGCATCGGCGTGATGGCAGGGTTTCAATTCGGGCTTTGATTCGAGGCGTGATTCGGAGAGTGCTTGAGGTTGTGATTGGCGCGTGAAACCGGGGAGGGCGGGCCAGAAAAGCAAAAAGCCCGGACAGACCGGGCTTTTGACGTATCGATTGTGGCAGCAAATTCTGCAGTTGGTGGGCGCTGACGGGCTCGAACCGCCGACCCCCTCCGTGTAAAGGAGATGCTCTACCAACTGAGCTAAGCGCCCAACTGCATCGCTTGCTACAACCGACTTTCCAGCCGAGGCCGGAAAGGGGCGCCATCATAGGGTCCGATACCGGCTTGGTCAAGCACTGGTGAAAGCATTATCAAGGGGTAACCGGGGCGAACGGCCGCTGCTACAATGCCGGCCCGCCCGGCCAGCCCTGTCTTCAGACCACGGTAACCTCAAACATGACCGTTCGTACCCGTTTTGCGCCCAGCCCGACCGGCTACCTGCATGTCGGCGGTGCCCGTACCGCGCTGTATTCCTATCTGTATGCCCACCGCATGGGTGGCAAGTATGTGCTGCGGATTGAAGACACTGATCTGGAGCGCTCGACCGATGCCGCAGTGCAGGCCATTTTTGATGGTCTGAGCTGGCTCGGCTTGAAAGAGGACGAAGGTCCGTTCTATCAGACCCGGCGTTTTGATCGCTACAAGGACGTGATTCAGCAAATGCTGAACGCCGGCACGGCGTATCGCTGCAGCTGTACCAAAGAGCGACTGGAGCAGTTGCGTGCCGAGCAGGAAGCGCGCAAGGACAAACCGCGTTACGACGGCCATTGTCGGCATAATCCGCCGGCGGATGACAGCAAGCCGTTTGTCGTGCGATTCAAGAATCCGATTGGCGGCGTGGTGGCTTGGGACGATTTGATCCTCGGCCGCATCGAGATTGCCAACGACGAGCTCGACGATTTGATCATCGCCCGTACCGATGGTTCACCAACGTATAACTTCTGCGTCGTGGTCGACGACTATGACATGCAGATCAGCCACGTCATTCGCGGCAATGATCATGTCTCGAATACGCCCAAGCAGATCAACATCCTGCTGGCGCTTGGCGCGACGCTGCCGCAGTACGGTCACCTGCCGATGATTCTGGGCCAGGATGGCCAGAAACTGTCCAAGCGTCATGGCGCTGTCAGCGTCATCCAGTATCGCGATGAAGGCTATTTGCCGCAGGCGCTGCTCAATTATCTGGTTCGGCTCGGCTGGTCACACGGTGATCAGGAAATTTTCTCGATGGCCGAGATGACTCAGTTTTTCGACGTGAAAGACGTCAACAAATCCGCCGCCGCGTTCGATACCAAAAAACTGTTGTGGCTCAATCATCACTACATCAAGAGCTCGCCAGCCGACGAGGTGGCCAAGCATCTCGAATGGCATATGCAAGACCAGAATATTGCCCTTGCTGGCGGCCCGGCACTGGCGCGGGTCGTGGCGGCGCAAGCCGAGCGCTGTGACAACCTGCGGACCATGGCAGCGCAGAGCCGCTATTTCTATGAAGAGTTCAGCGATTACGACGCCGTCTCTGCCGACAAGCAATTGACTGCGCAGACCCGCGCGGCACTGGCGGCGCTGCGCGAGCAATTGGCGGCGCTCGCCGATTGGAATGCGGTGGCAATTCACGGCGCTGTCGATGCGGTCTGCAAAGCGCTGAGTCTGGGCTTTGGCAAGGTTGCGCCGCCATTGCGCGTTGCGATCACCGGTTCGACGGCTTCGCCATCAATCGATATCACGGCAGAGTTGATCGGCAAGTCGCGGGTGTTGGCACGAATTGATCGTGCGTTGGCATTTATTGATGCGAAAGCGGCGTAAGGGTTGTTGACAGGGCTGCAGACCACCCCTAAAATGCGCGCCTCTTTCGGGGCTATAGCTCAGTTGGTAGAGCGCTTGCATGGCATGCAAGAGGTCAGCGGTTCGACCCCGCTTAGCTCCACCAGCTTCCTGAGGGGCCGTCTCTAGCGGCCCCTTGTTTTGCCAAGCTAGCGCTTGGCAGCGTGGGAAAGTTGGTAAGCAGTACCGAAAGTGGCAGTACAAACAGTTTAGTCCCCATCGTCTAGAGGCCTAGGACATCGCCCTTTCACGGCGGTAACCGGGGTTCGAATCCCCGTGGGGACGCCAAAAAAAGCAAAAGGCCCGGTTAATACCGGGCCTTTCGCTTTTTCCGCTTCCACGGGGATAGCGAACCCCGCAGGGGTTCGACAAATTCGCCGGGAGCGAATTTGCGTGCAGCGCCAACGGCGCGGAACCCGAAGGGCGCGGCGCAAGGATGCGTCGCGCTATCCCCGTGGCTGGTGAGGAGCGTTTTCGCGTCAGCGAAAACCGCTTTCTGTTTTTTTCAGAATCAGGCGTGTTACCGCAGCTTACCCCTCACCCCAACCCCTCTCCCGCAAGGGGCGAGGGGCTCAGAGCTTTCCTGTGCAGACCTCGCTAGAATGTGCTGAGAACTCTCTTCGGCAACTTCATACCAATGACCCCTCTCGACTTCCTGCTAACCCGTCGTTCCTTTCCCATCCTTACCGCGCCAGCACCGAGCAATGATCAGATCAACACGCTGATGCAGGCGGCGCTACGGGCACCGGATCACGGCAATCTGAAGCCCTTTCGTTTTCTGGTCTGTGAAGGCGAGAAACTAACGCAGCTTGGTGAGCTGTATGCGCGAGGCATGCAACAGTCCGGCGAAACCGACAGCGTCAAACTGGAACGTGCCAAGGGTTTGCCGCTGCGGGCGCCAATGGTGCTCATTGCGGTGGCCCGCATTCAGAACAACCCGAAAATTCCGGCGCAGGAACAACTGCTGACCGCCGGGCTGGCGACGTTTCAGCTGATCAACGCGGCGCAGGCGATGGGTTTTGGCAGCTACTGGCGCACCGGTGATATTGCCTATAACCCGGCGATTTGGCAGTTGCTCGGCCTGACTGACGGTGAGCAGGTGATTGGTTATGTTTATGTCGGTACGATCAAGGGCGAGCCGAAAGACACCGGCGCGGCGCCGACGCCGGACAGCATCTGGCGCTACGTTTGAGCGCCTGATTTCTTAGTGGCCCCATTTTGTAGGGGCGTTTGAGCGAGTCGGCTCAGGCAATTGTGAGCCAACAAAAAGCCGGCAACAGCCGGCTTTTTGTTTGCGGTAATACCGGCGCGGATCAGCGGCGCACTTTCACCGCCAGCGACTTGAAGAAATCCAGCACGTCGTGCTTTTTGAAGTCGGTGAATTCGCCGGCATCGAAGAATGTGCCATTGCAGCTGGTGCAACGGTCGATCTCGATATGCGGCTGTTTCGGATCCTGCATTTTGTGCAGTTGCGATTTATCGCCGCAGCGCGGGCAGAAAATCGGTTCCTGGCTGTTGAATTCCTTGCCCAGACTGGCGAGGCCCAGATCGAGCATTTCGGCATGCTTGATCTTGCTCAGCATCACTTCTTCGTTGGCATCAAACCACAAGCCTTTGCAACCGCTGCAGCGCTCGATTTCCACGCCTTCCAGCACCACATTATCCATTGGCGCTTTGCACTTCGGACATTTCATGACAGCTCCCCCCGAAACATTAGTCCCACTCCCAGTGTAGCGACTATCGTCGCACTCGGGGAGTGGGGTGGCGTGAAAGGTAACGTGAAATCAGAAACCGCTCCAGATCTTGCTGGGTTCTGCGGCGGCCTTGGCCTCATCGCGCAGTGCATTGATGCGCTGGTACTTGGTTTCTTCGGCCTTGCGGGCCGGCGATTGATTGTTTT contains:
- the gltX gene encoding glutamate--tRNA ligase, which codes for MTVRTRFAPSPTGYLHVGGARTALYSYLYAHRMGGKYVLRIEDTDLERSTDAAVQAIFDGLSWLGLKEDEGPFYQTRRFDRYKDVIQQMLNAGTAYRCSCTKERLEQLRAEQEARKDKPRYDGHCRHNPPADDSKPFVVRFKNPIGGVVAWDDLILGRIEIANDELDDLIIARTDGSPTYNFCVVVDDYDMQISHVIRGNDHVSNTPKQINILLALGATLPQYGHLPMILGQDGQKLSKRHGAVSVIQYRDEGYLPQALLNYLVRLGWSHGDQEIFSMAEMTQFFDVKDVNKSAAAFDTKKLLWLNHHYIKSSPADEVAKHLEWHMQDQNIALAGGPALARVVAAQAERCDNLRTMAAQSRYFYEEFSDYDAVSADKQLTAQTRAALAALREQLAALADWNAVAIHGAVDAVCKALSLGFGKVAPPLRVAITGSTASPSIDITAELIGKSRVLARIDRALAFIDAKAA
- a CDS encoding nitroreductase family protein; translation: MTPLDFLLTRRSFPILTAPAPSNDQINTLMQAALRAPDHGNLKPFRFLVCEGEKLTQLGELYARGMQQSGETDSVKLERAKGLPLRAPMVLIAVARIQNNPKIPAQEQLLTAGLATFQLINAAQAMGFGSYWRTGDIAYNPAIWQLLGLTDGEQVIGYVYVGTIKGEPKDTGAAPTPDSIWRYV
- a CDS encoding zf-TFIIB domain-containing protein, which encodes MKCPKCKAPMDNVVLEGVEIERCSGCKGLWFDANEEVMLSKIKHAEMLDLGLASLGKEFNSQEPIFCPRCGDKSQLHKMQDPKQPHIEIDRCTSCNGTFFDAGEFTDFKKHDVLDFFKSLAVKVRR
- a CDS encoding CBU_0585 family protein, with product MSKIDRAYVSDSTRFLQELEKKPENNQSPARKAEETKYQRINALRDEAKAAAEPSKIWSGF